The following nucleotide sequence is from Rattus norvegicus strain BN/NHsdMcwi chromosome 13, GRCr8, whole genome shotgun sequence.
TATTAACACACAATCAGACGATCAGTTATAGCTCCTGTTGGCTTGGTAACCATGTTAGCTGAGAAGGGTAGGTCCATCTATGCTGGAGTCTGAAGCCAGAGCTATGCTGGGGTCTGAAGCAGACTTACATATTGAAGCCttctgaaggaagaaagaaatcccaTGATTTCTAGAGTTTGTTAAAATGTGTTTGAACCACCATGTGTCTGAAAACtgtgtgagtatttttgtttatgttcAGATTATGCGAAGAGCTGGGTCTGGAGTTGTGGTAATTCCTGTCTCAGGCTCTACTCTGCCAGCCCTGCAGGGTACTTTACCTGAACTCAGTTCGTCTTCACCAGCCTTGCTGCCCGGCATCTTGTGTTGGTTTAGGCTTTCTAGATCTCTTCCTGTTGAGACAGCAGCCAGGTATCTAAACGCGAGCCTTTGGCTTTTGTGACGTGCACTAAGGCTGCCTAATAGTTACAGTAGTGAGACAAAGCTATAAAGTGTGGATGGTGGAGTTGTGGCAGCGGTCTTCCTGCCCTTGATCAGCACCGGGGCTCTGGAATCAGATGCTAGGACTTGAAGCCCTTGTGCACCACTCAGATAGGCACAGTGACTGGTCTCTTGCTGTTTCTATTTCGCTTGTCACCCCAGAGTGGTGTGTGAGAGTGCAGTGAAGTAATACAGTTTACACATTGACAGGTATTAGCCCCTCAACCCTTAGGTGGGATGTGTAGGACTGTAAATACCAGCCCTTTCCTGCACCATGGACGTCCTTGGGTTTTAAATGAAGATAAGAAGTTACAGGCTGTCATGGGAACTCTCTAGAGTTAGAGTGCCTGGATGGTAGGGAGTGTGTGTCAGTAGAGATCTTGTAGGCAAGGGTTGGAAAGCTGCTTAGACACTGCTTGATTTTATTCAGAATGAAAGAAAACCACCTAACGGGGCTCATTTGCTTATGGCTACTTCTATTAAGAAGTCCACTGATAAAGATAGTATGCCCTAGATAGCCTGAGATATTTGTAATCCCACCCTCTGCAAAACAAGTGTGCTCACCCCTCTTATAAACTTTACCAGCTTTATTGGCCTCTAGAAGGCTGTTGGGAATATTTTGATGCCCTGGGTCCCTGTTGAACTTAATTTGAGAAGTGATAGGCCATGGGTTTCAAAAGAAAGATACACATCTGAAGCACCTGGGCCATTTAAAGATTGTCACAGCAACTAATTTAACTCAATTGGGGACAGACTGTGGAACGGACTACATAATTTAGTAAAAGGCTCCAAGCTCTCCAGTTAGTTGCTGGTGCAAAGACTTTGTAGTAGGCTGCTTCAGACTGGGCTAGTGATGGCCCTGCAGACCACTGAGGTTCCAGTTTGGAATGCAATACAGTTTCTACTCTGCTTGCTAGGAGTGCTTAGTAGCCTAAAGGTATGCCCCCAGACTGGTTAaactgtctttgtgtgtctgacACACTCGTGGGTTAAACTATCTTTGTGTATCTGACACACTCGTGGAGATGCCTCTCTTTTAGGGCAGTGATGAGGTAAAGTGTATGGAAAGTAGGCCATACACCTCCTTTCCTTAGGAATCAGTGGGCAGGAAGGGACTGGGAAAGTTTTTAGGCAGTTGATTTTAAAGAAGGGGCAGATGTGGACTGAGGAACAGTAATTTATGCAGAAAAACATTTTCTACGATTACATAATAATCATGTAAAAGTTCTGGGATcctcggggtgtgtgtgtgtgtgtgtgtgtgtgtgtgtgtgtgtgtgtgttcacccatGTTGCATGTGGATACCAGAGATTGGCTTGTAATGGTCTTCTTCATTTCTCCACTTCTTCTTTTGAGATAGTCTGTCATTCACCCTAGAGCTCAACGGGTGAGCCCtcaaggtctgcctgcctctacccaAGTACTGCGGTTACAGATGTGATCCCCTGCCCAGCTCCTACGTGGGTGCCAGGGATAGAAAGGTGGATCCTAAGCCTTGTGCATCAAGAACTTAACCTGCTGACCCCACTTCCACTACCGAGTGGTACTGTACTTAACCTGTCCTGAAGTGATTCCAGTGTTAGTTAGGAGTTTacctttagagacagggtctgcTTTGCATCCCAGACTTCCTGACTTCAAACTTAATGCTTCTGTTgtagcttcctgagtgctgggattatagataggTATGTGTCTCCACACCCAGCCACTCctatgttaaattttaaaaaagcacaaaaaTTTACTCCAGTCAGATTGAAGCTGTCATCCTTTGAATAGTTCAGTCATATTCCTTTCAGACATCTTGTGGAGAATATTATTTATACCCATATTTAGAGTGAATTGCTTGTGTGGAAAACTAGGTTAATACTGAGTGACTTTTTTTTGTTCTCTGAAACATATAGGCATTTCAGTCGAACAATGGAAGAGCTTGTTCACGATCTTGTCTCTGCACTGGAAGAGAGCTCTGAGCAAGCCCGAGGTGGTTTTGCTGAAACGGGAGATCATTCTCGAAATCTGTCTTGCCCCCTGAAGCGCCAggccaggaagaggagagggaggaagcgGAGATCCTACAATGTTCACCACCCCTGGGAGACTGGCCACTGCTTAAGCGAAGGCTCGGATTCTAGTTTAGAGGAACCAAGTAAGGACTACAGAGAGAagcacagcaacaacaaaaaggaccGCAGTGACTCCGATGACCAGATGTTAGTGGCGAAGCGGAGGCCGTCCTCCACCTTAAACAACAGTGTTCGAGGTAAGCGACTTCTGTGGCATGAGTCTGACTTCGCGGTGGACAACCTTGGGAACAGAACTCTCCGCCGGAGGAGGAAGGTGAAGCGCATGGCGGTGGATCTCCCGCAGGACATCTCCACCAAAAGGACGATGACCCAGCCGCCTGATGGCTGTAGAGACCAGGACATGGACAGCGATGGAGCCAGCCAGTATCCCGAGTTTATCCGCAGTAAAGTCAAAAAGCGGAGGCTGAAGGTGATCAGACCGAAAGCCCCGGAGGAAGGAGCGGTGTTGGAGAGTGAAGAAGTAAGCCAGGCCGACAAGGACAAGATGGAGTATGTGGAACCGAAAGCCTCAGATGAGCTCAGGAGTGAAAGGTGACTTTTCTCCTCCACCTCAGTGTGGCTGTCTGCTGGCCTGGGGCGCCACGTAGTTTATATGTTAATTAGTGTTTAGATAAACGCAGGTCTCCACAGTGACAGTGATACTACTTTGTACCTAGGTTTGTGTTTCTTCATACTTTATAGCATTTTCACAGAAAGCAGAGTCGCTCGTTTCACTTAGGTAGTGTTTGCTGTGTTATAATTGTCTTGATTTCCAGCTACAAAGTGAGAAAGTGACGTTTTTGTGGCAAAGGGAATGCTTCTGAATTGCAGTGCTTTAGGTTATCTCACTGTGTCATTAGGGAGCTGTGGCCTTCGGAGCATTTTAGGGTGCATACTCATTATTCTGTTTCCTGATATTCAGAGTTCATACCCTGTGATGCGTGGGGCTTGGTGCGTTGATCTATAGCTTGCTAGGGGATTCTGTTCACTTAGGAAACATAAAGGCCTGATTTATGCTGTGGAAGCAGCTGATCTTGGccctttaaaaaatggaaattgtagcattcctttctgtctttctcggGAGCAGGCTGCCTTTAATGTAATTGCCGCATGCTCTTTGCATGTCCGACGGAGCAAGCCTTCGCCATTTATCCACCCGGACTGTTTATAAGAGCGAGCGATCAGTGCTCATGTGGTCAACACACGTCCTTATGTTTCTTAGAGCCAGAGCCTGAAGACAGTGCATGGTTCTTGGAAAAGGGTCTGAGTTCTAAGTTTAATTTAATTAAACTTGGCCTCATTTTGACCTTGGTGATTGCAGGCTTTggatatttgtgtgtttgtgtgacagTGGTTATGATAACCCAGAATGCTAGTTTGATTAGACACTTTACTGTTTACATGGGTTTCCCTTAAGAAAGTAAAACAGTAACTTTGTTTCTTTCTAGAAAGTTGTTTGTGCACAGGGACAGGGTTGGCTGTATTCTAGTTCTGAGTCCTTGTGACTGAGACCCTCGGAGCCTAAGGCAGCCAATGCTTTTGCTCACTGCTGGGGTCATGGCAGTGTGGGCAgtgggaaggagagatgggagTTCTGGGTTATTCACAGGTCGCCCACTTTGCTGGCTGGTTTGGAAAGCCCTTCCCTcttgtttctctgcctctttattgatctgcttcttcctcttttcaCCCTGGAACCATAGTGAGGCAGAATCCTTTCTCGtttatttctcctctttttttcaACAAAAATCACTGTCCGGGATATTAAGTTTCCCAGTTTCTCACATCCCAGCATATTTAAATATAGTATTTTAATTTAAACTATATTTCCTCTGAATTTTAAACCTTTCTTGATACAAGTTTTCTGTTGCCATTTAAAGGTTTCGTGCAATTTCTTCTGTAGAAAGATTGCTACCTGGTTAAAGTGAAggcttatttatattttcttggaCTTGATTTATAGTTAGGAAAACTatagtttgagtgtgtgtgcacgcgcacatgtATGCGTATGGCAAACATTTGATTAGCTACCACACTGTGCATGACTCCAAGACTGAAAACGCAGGCCCTCTCTCCAGCGTCCTCCTGGGCTGTATTAGGCACCCCAGCTCATCCTGAGAACGTTCTGTGTGAGCGAAGGCTTCTCACAGCAGCTGTCTTTGAAAGCAAGAGCTACGACTTGTTCAGACAAGGGACGGCTGGAGAGTCAGCAAGGAAATGACATGCCTGTCAGATCCGTGTAGGACGAAGTGTCTGCAGCTATGCTACAAGGACGTGAAGAGGCTCTGAGGCTACAGCAGCGGGGCTTCTTTAGTGCCGGTGTGCTGTGGGTTCAGATCTCATCACAGGAAATGGGAAGTGTAGGCAGTGAAGAAACTGTGCACAACACAATCTTGGCAGCAGTGTTCTGTTGACCTTTGACTGACCTCAGTCCAGACAGTGGAGGGTAGAGTCTGTCTGTGCCTGCAGGTGTCTAGGCTGTATTTGGAACACTCTCAGATGATGCCTGAGTTTTAttcatagaaaaagaaatggacCAGTGGAAATATTAATCAAtattaatgtgtgtatgtttctcaTGGAATATATTCTCACCTGAGCAATAGTTACAAAAATCATTTCCAAAGAGGAGAGAGATGCTGTGTCCTTACAGGTGAATCGTCATGTGCTCTAGCTGCCCTTCTGGTTAAGGTCTTCTTCCGTGAGCATAGCGACAGGGAAGTGTGTGTAGCACTGGCAAGGTATCGGGAACACAATAGAATTACTTTTCGCGTCCATAAAAACACCTCAGTAGAGAGCGAGGATCACTGCAGACTGGCTTTGCGGGAGCTGAATTGCACACATCTTGGGCCATTGTGTTGTGGACAGAGGGGAGCATGCTTCTTGGAGGAAGGGCATGAACAAGAGTGCCTGCCAGGCATGAGGataggaagaacagaaggaaaccaGCCCATAAAAAACCTGCAAGTTGAATTCTGCAAGTATAAattaagaatttttatttcttacatcGAAAGCTGTCTTAAGTGGTAAATGTATAGATGAATGTTTTATgagcttttaaaaagtaattttaagttTACAAAAGCATTACAAAGGCAGTTGGCAGAGTTCCTACCTTTAACATTCTTGTCCTCTGAGTCCATTCCCTTTCCATGGTGATATTCTGTTACTATGAGACCTCCATCTCAGTTCATGAGTACAGTGCGTTTATTAGAATTACTGTTGGTCTTCTCTCTCTGGGTATTCTGCTTAACCTGTAGTCAACCAGTTAGTTATACTGTGAAAAGGTGAACTGGTTGACTGTAGAGTAGATTAGAGTGGTAGATGTGAACCCAAAAGACGATGACAGCAGAAACACCGTGAATTGACTCACCGTTTGCAGGCCATAAAACACTTGTTCTCTGAGGCCAGGCTCAACCGGGTATACTTAGTAAGCATTGGTCTAATTGGAAAATGTGCCTACCCAATCTGATTATGGCGTGCCACACTAGACTTCCAGGGGCATTGGATATACAGTCTGTCTCTAGGGACTCTGAGGGACTCTGAATTGTAAGGACATTTTATCTGGGGGTTTCAGAAGAGGTATTGTGGCTGAGGTGTGTTAAGGATGGggttaaaagaaaaacaggaaaagcagAAATAGCAATTTGGGTCCTGCCTACATAGAGGGAGGTCAAACTTCCATGGCCCTCTCCTGCATAGGAGGGCGGTCCAACTCCTGAGGTGTTTATCACTGTCATGCAAGGACATCTGTGCTTGTAGATGGATGGCGTGGCTTTAATACCTAAGAAATACTGATGTATAGGAAACTTCAAGAGTCAATtagaagaaagtttaaaaaatgagTCTCTAGACAAGTTCTTATACCTTTCAtaagtttatttttgaaaagcACATATAAACTCATAGTTTGTATGCAAAATCTATGTGGATTTAGGTCTTAGTAGTGACTTTcatcttaaatattttataatatgttaaACAGGCTAATGGGCCTGATTTTAATAAGCTAGGCTACATTGTTTTACGTTTTTTTGGTTTGGGCTGAGAGTCATGGCACTTGGTCCAGGTCAGCTCTGCATTCGGTTTTCAGAACTCACATGTAGGAAGGGGTGAACCGATTCCTTATAAGCTGTTGCCACGGACAAAATCTTCAGACTGTGctatgtgcacatgcgtgcacactcacacaaataactactttttaaaacattattggtttttgttttatgtacattggtattttggctacatgtatgtctgtgtgagagtgttggatctcctggaacaggagttaacagatagttgtgaattgccatgtggttgctgggaattgaactgaggacctctggaagaacagccagttctcttaaccatcgagccatttctccagcccccaaataaaTACTTTCTAAAATGACTGATTTAATTTAA
It contains:
- the Gpatch2 gene encoding G patch domain-containing protein 2 isoform X3; translated protein: MFGADGRPAIGAAAAARKSWHFSRTMEELVHDLVSALEESSEQARGGFAETGDHSRNLSCPLKRQARKRRGRKRRSYNVHHPWETGHCLSEGSDSSLEEPSKDYREKHSNNKKDRSDSDDQMLVAKRRPSSTLNNSVRGKRLLWHESDFAVDNLGNRTLRRRRKVKRMAVDLPQDISTKRTMTQPPDGCRDQDMDSDGASQYPEFIRSKVKKRRLKVIRPKAPEEGAVLESEEVSQADKDKMEYVEPKASDELRSESDSSSLSSTDAGLFTNDEGRQGDDEQSDWFYEKESGGACGIAGVAPWWEEEGPVELDTNLPDPVFESILSGSFPLMSHPGRRGFQARLSCLHGVPSKNIKKSAGAPPSMMSAPGPISNKRMVHFSPDAHHHDHWFSPGARTEHGQHQLLRDNRAERGHKKSCSVKTASRQTSMHLGSLCTGDIKRRRKAAPLPGPGPTTTEDASSWLPWGNMECL
- the Gpatch2 gene encoding G patch domain-containing protein 2 isoform X4, with the translated sequence MFGADGRPAIGAAAAARKSWHFSRTMEELVHDLVSALEESSEQARGGFAETGDHSRNLSCPLKRQARKRRGRKRRSYNVHHPWETGHCLSEGSDSSLEEPSKDYREKHSNNKKDRSDSDDQMLVAKRRPSSTLNNSVRGKRLLWHESDFAVDNLGNRTLRRRRKVKRMAVDLPQDISTKRTMTQPPDGCRDQDMDSDGASQYPEFIRSKVKKRRLKVIRPKAPEEGAVLESEEVSQADKDKMEYVEPKASDELRSESDSSSLSSTDAGLFTNDEGRQGDDEQSDWFYEKESGGACGIAGVAPWWEEEGPVELDTNLPDPVFESILSGSFPLMSHPGRRGFQARLSCLHGVPSKNIKKSAGAPPSMMSAPGPISNKRMVHFSPDAHHHDHWFSPGARTEHGQHQLLRDNRAERGHKKSCSVKTASRQTSMHLGSLCTGDIKRRRKAAPLPGPGPTTTVSTECK
- the Gpatch2 gene encoding G patch domain-containing protein 2 isoform 3 (isoform 3 is encoded by transcript variant 3); this translates as MFGADGRPAIGAAAAARKSWHFSRTMEELVHDLVSALEESSEQARGGFAETGDHSRNLSCPLKRQARKRRGRKRRSYNVHHPWETGHCLSEGSDSSLEEPSKDYREKHSNNKKDRSDSDDQMLVAKRRPSSTLNNSVRGKRLLWHESDFAVDNLGNRTLRRRRKVKRMAVDLPQDISTKRTMTQPPDGCRDQDMDSDGASQYPEFIRSKVKKRRLKVIRPKAPEEGAVLESEEVSQADKDKMEYVEPKASDELRSESDSSSLSSTDAGLFTNDEGRQVFILIVRNFKVRSPSKGKLMSGNSAKQATALEAPWDLRHSDDEQSDWFYEKESGGACGIAGVAPWWEEEGPVELDTNLPDPVFESILSGSFPLMSHPGRRGFQARLSCLHGVPSKNIKKSAGAPPSMVGMLFY
- the Gpatch2 gene encoding G patch domain-containing protein 2 isoform X5 yields the protein MFGADGRPAIGAAAAARKSWHFSRTMEELVHDLVSALEESSEQARGGFAETGDHSRNLSCPLKRQARKRRGRKRRSYNVHHPWETGHCLSEGSDSSLEEPSKDYREKHSNNKKDRSDSDDQMLVAKRRPSSTLNNSVRGKRLLWHESDFAVDNLGNRTLRRRRKVKRMAVDLPQDISTKRTMTQPPDGCRDQDMDSDGASQYPEFIRSKVKKRRLKVIRPKAPEEGAVLESEEVSQADKDKMEYVEPKASDELRSESDSSSLSSTDAGLFTNDEGRQGDDEQSDWFYEKESGGACGIAGVAPWWEEEGPVELDTNLPDPVFESILSGSFPLMSHPGRRGFQARLSCLHGVPSKNIKKSAGAPPSMMSAPGPISNKRMVHFSPDAHHHEQTSMHLGSLCTGDIKRRRKAAPLPGPGPTTTEDASSWLPWGNMECL
- the Gpatch2 gene encoding G patch domain-containing protein 2 isoform X6, yielding MFGADGRPAIGAAAAARKSWHFSRTMEELVHDLVSALEESSEQARGGFAETGDHSRNLSCPLKRQARKRRGRKRRSYNVHHPWETGHCLSEGSDSSLEEPSKDYREKHSNNKKDRSDSDDQMLVAKRRPSSTLNNSVRGKRLLWHESDFAVDNLGNRTLRRRRKVKRMAVDLPQDISTKRTMTQPPDGCRDQDMDSDGASQYPEFIRSKVKKRRLKVIRPKAPEEGAVLESEEVSQADKDKMEYVEPKASDELRSESDSSSLSSTDAGLFTNDEGRQGDDEQSDWFYEKESGGACGIAGVAPWWEEEGPVELDTNLPDPVFESILSGSFPLMSHPGRRGFQARLSCLHGVPSKNIKKSAGAPPSMMSAPGPISNKRMVHFSPDAHHHEQTSMHLGSLCTGDIKRRRKAAPLPGPGPTTTVSTECK
- the Gpatch2 gene encoding G patch domain-containing protein 2 isoform X7; translation: MFGADGRPAIGAAAAARKSWHFSRTMEELVHDLVSALEESSEQARGGFAETGDHSRNLSCPLKRQARKRRGRKRRSYNVHHPWETGHCLSEGSDSSLEEPSKDYREKHSNNKKDRSDSDDQMLVAKRRPSSTLNNSVRGKRLLWHESDFAVDNLGNRTLRRRRKVKRMAVDLPQDISTKRTMTQPPDGCRDQDMDSDGASQYPEFIRSKVKKRRLKVIRPKAPEEGAVLESEEVSQADKDKMEYVEPKASDELRSESDSSSLSSTDAGLFTNDEGRQGDDEQSDWFYEKESGGACGIAGVAPWWEEEGPVELDTNLPDPVFESILSGSFPLMSHPGRRGFQARLSCLHGVPSKNIKKSAGAPPSMATNWTSVIPL